From one Eleginops maclovinus isolate JMC-PN-2008 ecotype Puerto Natales chromosome 7, JC_Emac_rtc_rv5, whole genome shotgun sequence genomic stretch:
- the mrasa gene encoding ras-related protein M-Ras isoform X1, which yields MGVSLQRPPSLLLLTFPTTVEVVMATSALPSDNLPTYKLVVVGDGGVGKSALTIQFFQKIFVPDYDPTIEDSYLKHTEIDGQWAILDVLDTAGQEEFSAMREQYMRTGDGFLIVFSVTDKASFEHVDRFHQLILRVKDREAFPMVLVANKVDLVHLRKITTDQGHEMAAKHSITYIETSAKDPPMNVDKAFHELVRVIRQQVPERNQKKKKKMKWRAERSAGTHRFHCAIL from the exons ATGG GTGTGTCTCTTCAGCGACCTCCTAGCTTACTTCTTCTCACCTTTCCCACCACTGTCGAGGTAGTCATGGCGACCAGCGCACTGCCAAGTGACAACCTGCCAACGTACaagctggtggtggtgggggatgGGGGTGTCGGGAAGAGCGCTCTGACCATCCAGTTTTTCCAGAAGATCTTTGTGCCGGACTATGATCCCACGATAGAGGACTCgtatctgaaacacacagagatagaCGGACAGTGGGCCATACTGGATG TGCTGGACACAGCGGGCCAGGAGGAGTTCAGTGCGATGAGGGAGCAGTACATGAGGACAGGAGACGGATTCCTCATTGTCTTCTCTGTGACGGACAAGGCCAGCTTTGAACACGTCGACCGATTCCATCAACTCATACTACGGGTCAAAGACAG GGAGGCATTCCCCATGGTGCTTGTTGCAAACAAAGTGGACTTGGTCCATCTGAGAAAGATCACTACCGACCAGGGCCATGAGATGGCTGCCAAACATAGC ataaCTTATATTGAAACCAGTGCCAAGGATCCTCCAATGAATGTGGACAAAGCCTTTCATGAGCTGGTCCGTGTTATAAG ACAACAGGTGCCAGAACGaaaccagaagaagaaaaagaagatgaaatgGAGAGCAGAACGTTCAGCCGGTACCCACAGGTTCCACTGCGCCATATTGTGA
- the mrasa gene encoding ras-related protein M-Ras isoform X2, giving the protein MATSALPSDNLPTYKLVVVGDGGVGKSALTIQFFQKIFVPDYDPTIEDSYLKHTEIDGQWAILDVLDTAGQEEFSAMREQYMRTGDGFLIVFSVTDKASFEHVDRFHQLILRVKDREAFPMVLVANKVDLVHLRKITTDQGHEMAAKHSITYIETSAKDPPMNVDKAFHELVRVIRQQVPERNQKKKKKMKWRAERSAGTHRFHCAIL; this is encoded by the exons ATGGCGACCAGCGCACTGCCAAGTGACAACCTGCCAACGTACaagctggtggtggtgggggatgGGGGTGTCGGGAAGAGCGCTCTGACCATCCAGTTTTTCCAGAAGATCTTTGTGCCGGACTATGATCCCACGATAGAGGACTCgtatctgaaacacacagagatagaCGGACAGTGGGCCATACTGGATG TGCTGGACACAGCGGGCCAGGAGGAGTTCAGTGCGATGAGGGAGCAGTACATGAGGACAGGAGACGGATTCCTCATTGTCTTCTCTGTGACGGACAAGGCCAGCTTTGAACACGTCGACCGATTCCATCAACTCATACTACGGGTCAAAGACAG GGAGGCATTCCCCATGGTGCTTGTTGCAAACAAAGTGGACTTGGTCCATCTGAGAAAGATCACTACCGACCAGGGCCATGAGATGGCTGCCAAACATAGC ataaCTTATATTGAAACCAGTGCCAAGGATCCTCCAATGAATGTGGACAAAGCCTTTCATGAGCTGGTCCGTGTTATAAG ACAACAGGTGCCAGAACGaaaccagaagaagaaaaagaagatgaaatgGAGAGCAGAACGTTCAGCCGGTACCCACAGGTTCCACTGCGCCATATTGTGA